Proteins found in one Oryza glaberrima chromosome 4, OglaRS2, whole genome shotgun sequence genomic segment:
- the LOC127770607 gene encoding coniferyl alcohol acyltransferase-like, producing MVKEEQGGEVAMAAAAAVTTTVAPALPTQEHRLPLSNLDLLLPPLDVSVFLCYRHPAPSAAALKEALAKALVPFYPLAGEVVANGDGEPELLCSGRGVDFTESVAGEEMRGLRIGMVDERVEKLVPAKKAASVMAVQVTKFKCGGAVVGCTFDHRVCDAYSFNMFLVAWAAAARDGHGGGTAPPPPTIPSFRRSIVAPRDPPPPRSPSTDALIDRLFAPLGSAPPPPDDAAAAAVNRIYRVAAADVASLQDSAGPGRTKLEAFTAHLWQLNARAAAAAAAAAEHERPCCMGVVVDGRGRMFPDGAMRAYFGNVLTIPYGVMGSGELRAAALTDVAGDVHRWVAEAATGDHFRGLVDWVEARRPKPAAARAYLGGTGGGDAAACIVSSGMGFPVGEADFRTGAPAFASYHFPWPAGAGYVMPMPSARGDGDWVVYVHVSPELAAAMEEEPTVFRSLDNSYVFG from the exons ATGGTGAAGGAAGAGCAAGGTGGCGAggtggccatggccgccgccgccgccgtcacgacgacggtggcgccggcgctgccGACGCAGGAGCACCGGCTGCCGCTGTCAAACCTGGacctcctcctgccgccgctcgaCGTCAGCGTCTTCCTTTGCTACCGCCACCCGgcgccgtccgcggcggcgctcaAGGAGGCGCTGGCGAAGGCGCTGGTGCCGTTctacccgctcgccggcgaggtcgtggccaacggcgacggcgagccggaGCTGCTGtgcagcggccgcggcgtcgactTCACGGAgtcggtcgccggcgaggagatgCGCGGGCTGCGGATTGGCATGGTGGACGAGCGCGTCGAGAAGCTGGTGCCCGCCAAGAAAGCCGCCAGCGTCATGGCAGttcag GTGACCAAGTTCAagtgcggcggcgccgtcgtgggCTGCACCTTCGACCACCGCGTCTGCGACGCCTACTCCTTCAACATGTTCCTCGTCgcctgggccgccgccgcccgcgatggtcacggcggcggcaccgcgccgcctccgccgacgatCCCGTCCTTCCGCCGGTCCATCGTCGCGCCGcgcgacccgccgccgccgcgctcaccgTCCACCGACGCGCTGATCGACCGCCTGTTCGCCCCTCTCGGCtccgcgcctccgccaccggacgacgccgcggcggccgccgtcaaCCGCATCtaccgcgtcgccgccgccgacgtcgcctcCCTGCAGGACTCGGCGGGGCCCGGGCGCACGAAGCTGGAGGCGTTCACGGCCCACCTGTGGCAGCTCAAcgccagggcggcggcggcggcggcggcggcggcggagcatgAGCGGCCGTGCTGCatgggcgtcgtcgtcgacgggcGCGGCCGGATGTTCCCGGACGGCGCCATGAGGGCCTACTTCGGCAACGTGCTGACCATACCGTACGGCGTGATGGGCTCCGGCGAGCTGCGCGCCGCGGCGCTCACCGACGTGGCCGGCGACGTGCACCGgtgggtggcggaggcggccacCGGCGACCACTTCCGCGGGCTCGTCGACTGGGTGGAGGCGCGGCGCcccaagccggcggcggcgagggcgtacctgggcggcaccggcggcggcgacgcggcggcgtgcATCGTGTCGTCCGGGATGGGGTTCCCCGTCGGCGAGGCCGACTTCAGGACGGGCGCGCCGGCGTTCGCGTCGTACCACTTCCCGtggcccgccggcgccgggtaCGTGATGCCGATGCCcagcgcgcgcggcgacggcgactgggTGGTGTACGTGCACGTGTCGccggagttggcggcggcgatggaggaggagccCACCGTGTTCAGGTCGCTGGACAACAGCTACGTGTTCGGTTGA
- the LOC127770608 gene encoding probable protein phosphatase 2C 44: protein MVGRMERQSASSSASCSPSSSAAGTSSSSSACGGKKRPDILNMIRSATCLNSSSTDTGKGRSKQSSNKVTHGFHLVEGKSGHDMEDYHVAEYKYDKSHELGLFAIFDGHLGDSVPSYLKANLFCNILKEPIFWTNPQEAIKNAYRSTNKYILENAKQLGPGGSTAVTAIVVDGKDMWVANVGDSRAVVCERGAANQLTVDHEPHTTNERQRIEKQGGFVTTFPGDVPRVNGQLAVARAFGDQSLKAHLSSEPDVRHVPINSSIEFVILASDGLWKVMKNQEAVDLVKSIKDPQAAAKRLTTEALARKSKDDISCIVIRFRC from the exons ATGGTCGGGCGGATGGAGCGGCAGTCGGCGTCGTCTTCGGCGTCatgctccccctcctcctccgccgccggcacctcctcctcgtcttcggCCTGCGGGGGCAAGAAGCGGCCCGACATACTCAACATGATCCGG AGTGCAACATGCCTTAATTCGTCATCTACCGATACCGGCAAGGGGAGGAGTAAGCAGTCAAGCAACAAAGTGACTCATGGATTCCACTTGGTGGAAGGGAAATCTGGGCATGACATGGAGGACTACCATGTGGCAGAGTACAAGTATGACAAGAGCCATGAGCTTGGTCTCTTTGCCATTTTTGATGGTCACTTGGGAGACAGTGTTCCAAGTTACTTGAAAGCTAACCTTTTCTGCAACATACTGAAAGAG CCTATCTTCTGGACTAACCCTCAGGAAGCAATTAAGAATGCATACCGCTctacaaacaaatatattttggagAATGCCAAACAACTTGGACCTGGTGGTTCAACAGCAGTTACTGCTATTGTCGTTGATGGAAAGGATATGTGGGTAGCAAATGTAGGTGATTCAAGAGCTGTTGTGTGTGAAAGAGGTGCTGCTAATCAGCTCACTGTTGACCATGAACCTCATACAACTAATGAAAGGCAGAGGATTGAGAAGCAGGGTGGCTTTGTAACAACATTTCCTG GTGATGTTCCCCGGGTAAATGGTCAGCTTGCTGTTGCGAGGGCCTTTGGGGACCAAAGCCTCAAGGCGCACTTGAGTTCAGAACCTGATGTTAGGCATGTACCAATAAATTCAAGCATAGAGTTCGTCATACTTGCCAGCGATGGACTATGGAAG GTAATGAAGAACCAGGAAGCCGTCGATCTTGTGAAGTCGATCAAGGACCCCCAGGCAGCAGCGAAGCGACTGACGACCGAAGCGCTTGCGAGGAAGAGCAAGGATGACATCTCCTGCATCGTCATCCGATTCCGCTGCTGA